The proteins below come from a single Balaenoptera musculus isolate JJ_BM4_2016_0621 chromosome 1, mBalMus1.pri.v3, whole genome shotgun sequence genomic window:
- the F3 gene encoding tissue factor encodes MATPTGPRVPCSEAAVARALLFGWVLVRVAGATGTTDVVVAYNLTWKSTNFKTILEWEPKPINHVYTVQISPRLGNWKNKCFYTTDTECDVTDEIVKNVKETYLARVFSYPLDAISSTGEPPFTNSPEFTPYLETNLGQPTIRSFEQVGTKLNVTVQDARTLVRVSGTFLSLRDVFGKDLNYILYYWRASSTGKKKATTNTNEFLIDVDEGENYCFNVQAVIPSRRANQKSPESPIECTSQEKVLSTEMFFIVVAVMLVVIIFIIVLSVSLCKCRKARAGRSGKESLPLNVA; translated from the exons ATGGCGACCCCCACCGGGCCCCGGGTGCCCTGCTCCGAGGCCGCCGTCGCTCGGGCGCTCCTATTCGGCTGGGTCCTGGTCCGGGTGGCCGGAGCCACAG GCACTACAGATGTAGTAGTAGCATATAATTTAACTTGGAAGTCAACTAATTTCAAGACCATTTTGGAGTGGGAACCCAAACCCATCAATCATGTCTACACTGTTCAGATAAG CCCTAGATTAGGAAATTGGAAAAACAAATGCTTCTACACAACAGACACAGAGTGTGACGTCACTGATGAGATCGTGAAAAACGTGAAAGAGACATACTTGGCGCGGGTCTTTTCCTACCCATTGGATGCCATCAGTTCTACTGGGGAGCCTCCGTTTACCAACTCCCCGGAGTTCACACCTTACCTAGAGA CAAACCTTGGACAGCCAACAATACGGAGTTTTGAACAAGTTGGGACAAAACTGAATGTGACCGTACAAGATGCACGTACCTTAGTCAGAGTGAGCGGCACATTCCTAAGCCTCCGCGATGTTTTTGGCAAGGacttgaattatatactttattattGGAGAGCTTCGAGTACAGGAAAG AAAAAGGCCACGACGAACACTAATGAGTTTTTGATTGATGTGGATGAAGGAGAAAACTACTGTTTCAATGTTCAAGCAGTGATTCCATCACGAAGAGCTAACCAGAAGAGTCCAGAAAGTCCCATCGAGTGCACTAGCCAAGAGAAAGTTCTGTCCACGG aaatgttcttCATCGTTGTAGCAGTGATGCTTGTggtcatcatcttcatcatcgtcctgtctgtgtctctgtgtaaGTGCAGGAAGGCGAGAGCAGGGCGAAGTGGGAAGGAGAGCTTGCCCCTCAATGTTGCATGA